The sequence GCATGGACGGAGTCGAGCTTTTCCTGCTGGGGCGGACCCTGATGAAGATCGGCGAGGAGGCACTGCCCACCGAGGGCATCGGCCGGCACTCCACCAGCGTCCGGACCGTCCTGATCGTCGTGAGCGACGTGCGCGCGCACCCCGGCAGCGCCGTCGGAGAGGTCGCCACCCGCACCGGCCTTCCGCAAAGCGCGGTGTCGGCGGCGGTCGCCCGGCTCCGCGAAGCCGGCGCCGTCGTCACCGAGCCCGATCCCGACGACCGCCGCCGAGTCCGCATCCTCCCCGCGGCCCAGCCCTCCGCCAGGGTGGAGGAGGTCAGGTCGAGCACCGTCGACGCCGCCCTCGCGGCGGCCCTGGACACCGACGATCCGCGACGGGTCGCCGAGATCGTCGGCCTCCTCGAGGAACTCGCGCGGCACCTGACCCCGCAGGCGATCACCCGCATGCGCGGCTAGTCGCCCGCCGGGCCACCGGGCCGCACGGCCGTCCCCGCCAGGCGGGCGGCGCGGGCGTGGAGGTAGCGCTGCTCGGGGAG is a genomic window of Actinomadura citrea containing:
- a CDS encoding MarR family transcriptional regulator translates to MDGVELFLLGRTLMKIGEEALPTEGIGRHSTSVRTVLIVVSDVRAHPGSAVGEVATRTGLPQSAVSAAVARLREAGAVVTEPDPDDRRRVRILPAAQPSARVEEVRSSTVDAALAAALDTDDPRRVAEIVGLLEELARHLTPQAITRMRG